A window of the Lactuca sativa cultivar Salinas chromosome 7, Lsat_Salinas_v11, whole genome shotgun sequence genome harbors these coding sequences:
- the LOC128127341 gene encoding flocculation protein FLO11-like, with translation MLARVSAVSNVLQQYRKISSSGPRELTPAMVRSIKEADKPTKRGKKTETQKEAQVSKSTKGQTPKKRKSDKAAPSQPQPKKQKKPARRLILQSFSNSDSEYVPPKHKSAPPSESESESSDDEASGRGDTPPRFPTPEVSVRSPPPSPPPVTIPVSIPSIFPIPTTQPTTTIPIPTPIFTDITTATTTIGAHSIAPNPPVTTKPPVTTEPLVTTEPPTTTKPLSFTSSTETTLVLSGEDLEFDSMYFSPYGVQIDDDDDEPVTKRHLKVVNKKVDQLLSSSSSGAYSEAALKALLSSVVQEHNASLSAAAKAIEASTSQCKQASLAVEGSTKECKDATEKVDKLVSEAHLFLDSLQAAAKKNAQIVNASLDTLQRLLQSERSNLEAARQVIEAANKSLHANVNDRLTQLEAELAVENRIMDELDRRTSQLKMQNYKLRTATTELNDLKYERRHLADKIGPTLDILSHIEGVPVTGVQPKQGGEKATTQPPPAPKPSTEPKGNEASVNNKEKKKKKIGEDETDNEDDVYAKNPKKPSQKAKSSDKELVEKFKKQQAELEQKRKETELLEKKKSMFPIWTIDSL, from the exons ATGCTCGCTCGTGTCTCTGCAGTGAGTAATGTTCTACAACAATATAGGAAGATTTCGTCTTCGGGTCCAAGGGAGCTTACGCCAGCCATGGTTCGCTCCATTAAAGAGGCTGACAAGCCAACAAAAAGGGGCAAGAAAACAGAAACCCAGAAGGAGGCACAAGTTTCCAAATCAACCAAGGGGCAAACCCCTAAGAAGCGAAAATCTGACAAGGCTGCTCCATCACAGCCTCAACCGAAGAAGCAAAAGAAGCCTGCTAGGAGGCTTATACTCCAATCCTTCAGTAACTCAGATTCAGAGTATGTTCCTCCCAAACATAAGTCTGCTCCTCCTTCAGAATCCgagagcgaaagctctgatgatGAGGCTTCGGGCCGAGGAGATACTCCGCCTCGCTTCCCTACCCCAGAAGTTTCGGTTCGCTCTCCACCTCCGTCTCCTCCACCTGTTACCATTCCAGTATCCATCCCTTCTATATTTCCTATCCCAACCACTCAACCAACCACTACAATTCCCATCCCTACTCCTATATTCACAGACATTACTACCGCCACTACTACCATAGGGGCTCATTCTATagctcccaatccacccgttacAACCAAACCACCAGTTACAACCGAACCACTAGTAACCACCGAACCTCCAACCACTACCAAACCCTTATCTTTTACTTCATCTACAGAAACCACCCTAGTTCTAAgtggtgaggacttggaatttgattccatgTATTTTAGTCCTTATGGTGTACAGattgacgatgatgatgatgagcctGTTACAAAGCGTCATCTCAAGGTAGTAAACAAAAAAGTTGATCAACTGCTCTCATCCTCTTCCTCTGGAGCTTACTCTGAAGCTGCTTTAAAGGCCTTGTTATCATCTGTCGTTCAAGAACACAACGCCTCGCTCTCTGCGGCCGCTAAAGCTATTGAAGCCTCCACTTCTCAATGTAAGCAAGCCTCCCTTGCTGTTGAGGGTTCCACCAAGGAGTGCAAGGATgcaaccgaaaaagtcgataaactagtgtCTGAGGCTCACTTATTTCTAGATTCCTTGCAGGCGGCTGCTAAGAAGAATGCTCAAATTGTCAATGCTTCGCTGGACACCCTTCAACGTTTGCTTCAATCTGAAAGGTCCAACCTTGAAGCTGCACGCCAAGTGATCGAAGCTGCCAACAAATCTCTACATGCTAATGTTAATGATCGCCTGACTCAACTTGAGGCAGAATTGGCTGTAGAGAATCGCATCATGGATGAGCTTGACAGGAGAACCTCTCAGCTGAAGATGCAAAATTACAAGCTTCGTACTGCAACTACTGAGCTTAATGACCTGAAGTATGAAAG AAGGCACTTGGCTGACAAGATCGGGCCAACATTGGACATACTTAGTCATATTGAAggtgttccggtgactggtgtccagccgaaacaagggggagaaaaggcaACAACTCAACCTCCTCCTGCACCAAAACCATCCACTGAACCGAAGGGTAACGAAGCTTCGGTCAATAataaggagaaaaagaagaagaagattggggAGGATGAAACggataatgaagatgatgtctatgcTAAGAATCCTAAAAAGCCTTCTCAGAAGGCAAAGTCCTCCGATAAAGAGCTAGTAGAAAAATTCAAGAAACAACAGGCTGAGCTTGAGCAAAAGCGAAAGGAGACGGAGCTCCTAGAAAAGAAGAAGTCCATGTTTCCTATTTGGACTATAGATTCGCTCTAA